One window of Canis lupus baileyi chromosome 21, mCanLup2.hap1, whole genome shotgun sequence genomic DNA carries:
- the LOC140613616 gene encoding olfactory receptor 4P4-like: protein MENRNNITEFILLGLSQKKEIEVLCFLLFLLCYIAILIGNLLVMISIICSQLINHPMYFFLSFLSLADLCYTSTVTPKLIIDLLSEKKVISYNGCMTQLFTMHFFGGIEVFILTGMAYDRYVAICKPLHYTLLMSRWKCDAILAASCIGGFLHSFGQFLLAIVLPYCGPNEIDHFFCDVYPLLKLACKDTSRIGLLVVANSGLMGLVTFVVLLVSYAVILYTIRSYSAENRHKALSTCSSHITVVVLFFAPLLFIYIRPATTLPEDKVFALFYTVFAPMLNPLIYTLRNMEMKNAIRKFWCHVMGSKDIN, encoded by the coding sequence ATGGAAAATAGGAATAACATCACAGAATTTATTCTTTTAGGACTTtctcagaaaaaggaaatagaagtccTCTGCTTTTTACTGTTCTTACTCTGTTACATTGCAATTTTGATTGGAAACCTACTTGTCATGATTTCTATCATCTGCAGTCAACTTATTAACCACCCaatgtatttcttcttgagtttCCTATCCCTGGCAGACCTTTGTTACACCTCCACTGTGACCCCCAAGTTAATCATTGACTTGCTGTCTGAAAAGAAGGTCATTTCCTACAATGGCTGCATGACACAGCTCTTTACCATGCACTTCTTTGGAGGAATTGAGGTCTTCATCCTCACCGGGATGGCCTATGACCGttatgtggccatctgcaaacccctGCACTACACCCTCCTCATGAGCCGGTGGAAATGTGATGCCATTCTTGCAGCTTCCTGTATTGGTGGATTCCTTCATTCCTTCGGTCAGTTTCTCCTTGCCATCGTTTTACCCTACTGTGGCCCCAATGAAATAGATCACTTCTTCTGCGATGTGTACCCTTTGCTGAAGCTGGCTTGCAAGGATACAAGCAGAATCGGTCTTCTGGTCGTTGCCAATTCGGGACTGATGGGTCTGGTGACTTTTGTCGTCTTGCTGGTATCTTATGCTGTGATCCTATATACTATCAGGTCCTACTCTGCAGAGAATCGTCACAAAGCTCTTTCCACATGCAGTTCCCACATCACTGTGGTGGTTCTCTTTTTTGCTCCTTTACTCTTTATTTATATTCGACCAGCAACTACATTACCAGAAGACAAAGTGTTTGCTCTTTTTTACACTGTCTTTGCCCCTATGCTCAACCCTCTCATATACACACTAAGAAACATGGAGATGAAGAATGCCATAAGGAAATTTTGGTGCCACGTCATGGGAAGTAAGGACATAAACTGA
- the LOC140613617 gene encoding olfactory receptor 5D13-like: MTLAMSKGSSGGKVIVRHQEVEKILRLTSLNQVSCIVHRNQENQSAEATFILLGFSEYPELQMPLFLLFFTIYTVTVLGNLGMVMIIQINPKLHTPMYFFLSHLSFVDFCYSTVVTPKLLENLVVEDRTISFIGCIMQFFFACIFVVTETFMLAVMAYDRFVAVCNPLLYTVVMSQKLCSLLVSASYSWGIACSLTYTYFLLTLSFCGTNFINNFVCEHAAIVSVSCSNPYISQKIILVSATFNEISSLMIILTSYVFIFITVMKMPSTGGRHKVFSTCASHLTAITIFHGTILFLYCVPDSRSSWLMVKVASVFYTVVIPMLNPLIYSLRNKDVKETVKKLINVKLLCDKI, encoded by the exons ATGACTCTGGCCATGAGTAAAGGATCAAGTGGAGGCAAAGTTATTGTAAGACATCAAGAAGTTGAGAAA ATTTTGCGTCTCACTTCTCTAAATCAGGTTTCTTGTATTGTCCACAGGAATCAAGAAAACCAGAGTGCTGAAGCCACTTTCATTCTATTGGGCTTTTCAGAATATCCAGAACTCCAGATGCCCCTGTTCCTTTTATTCTTTACCATCTACACAGTTACTGTTTTGGGAAATCTGGGCATGGTCATGATTATCCAGATCAATCCCAAACTCCAtacccccatgtacttcttcctcagccATCTTTCTTTTGTTGATTTCTGTTACTCTACAGTAGTTACACCCAAATTATTAGAAAACTTGGTTGTGGAAGACAGAACCATCTCCTTTATAGGATGCATTATGCAATTCTTCTTTGCATGCATATTTGTGGTGACGGAAACATTCATGTTGGCAGTGATGGCCTATGATCGATTTGTGGCAGTTTGTAACCCACTTCTCTACACAGTTGTCATGTCTCAGAAGCTTTGCTCCTTATTGGTGAGTGCATCATACTCCTGGGGTATAGCCTGCTCCTTAACATACACATACTTTTTGTTGACCTTATCCTTTTGTGGGACTAACTTCATAAATAACTTTGTCTGTGAACATGCTGCCATTGTCTCTGTGTCCTGCTCTAACCCCTACATTAGCCAGAAGATCATTTTAGTCTCTGCCACGTTCAATGAAATAAGCAGCTTGATGATCATTCTTACCTcctatgtttttatctttatcacTGTCATGAAGATGCCTTCAACTGGAGGTCGCCACAAAGTCTTCTCAACATGTGCCTCTCATCTGACTGCTATTACAATCTTCCATGGGACCATCCTATTCCTCTACTGTGTACCTGACTCCAGAAGTTCATGGCTCATGGTCAAGGTGGCTTCTGTGTTTTACACTGTGGTCATCCCCATGCTGAACCCACTGATCTACAGTCTCAGGAACAAAGATGTGAAGGAGACAGTAAAGAAGTTAATTAATGTTAAATTGCTCTGTGACAAAATATAA